From Fusobacteriaceae bacterium:
GTTTGTCGGCCGTGTAGCCTCGTATCTGGAAATCGTGTGGGATACAGCCGTGAACTCTATTCCTGAACTGCTCGAATTTCTGGAAAACGAGCTTGTGAAGTAGGCGTTTTAAGAGGTAACGGATAAACGCTCCCCGCTTTTATTTTTTTTGTCTTTCCGCTGAATTTGTGATATAATAAGGGCTGTAAGCGAAAGCCTCCGGAGGTTTTTTCATGAAGAAAATCAGAGTCACCGTGCCCGAAGACGTCTGGCGGATGATGAAAAACGACATCGACGAGTTCGGGATCAACAACAACAAACTCTGCAACTATATCTTGACCGAGCTCAAATACAACAAAAACCTCGATGTGGATAGACTTTTGGAGCCCCTCGGCCGCCCCCTGAAGCGGATCATCCAGTTCGACCTCAATGTCTCCAACAAAGAGATCTACTACGATATCCTGCGGGAAAACGGCGTCGACGTGGAAGCCGAATATTTCCGCGAGCTCTTCAGCCTCTACTGCGCCAAGTTCAAATATCAGCGGGAGCTTTTTATTTTCCGGGACAAGGTCAAGGATATCGTCGACGCGGTCCGGGAAAAGAAAAAAATCAAGATCAAAACCATGGGCAAAGTCCTGACGGTGGAGCCCTATTTTATCAAACGCGAAGAACAGGGCGACGAGAATTTCCTCTTTGCCTGGAACGACGAGCAAAAGGCCTACCACAATTATAAACTGAAGGAATTGGAAATCGTTTCCGTCCTGGACGAGCGGATCCGCGGCAAGGATAAAAAATATATCGAAAATGTCCGCAAAAATTTTGACCCCTTTCTGGGAAACGGCAACATCGTCAAGGTCCGTCTGACGAAGGCAGGCGAGGCACTGCTCCGGAGCCTTACGGCTTCCCGGCCCAGATTTCTCAAAAAAGAAGGCAGCGTTTGGTATTTCGAGACGGCCAACGAAAACGCCAAACTCTATTTCCGGCAGTTCCTGGAGGACGCGGAAATCCTTGAGCCCCTTTCGCTCCGGCGGGAAATCCGGGAGGAATATCTGCGGGTTCTTCAATTGTATAAAGAATAAGCATATATGGCATATATGATACAGACACGAAAACGCATGTTCGCATAACGGAATATTGTGTGTTTTCTGAAAGAAAAACGGGAGAAAACAATTTTGCAACGATTCCAGAAAATACATCCAAAAATGGTATTGATCATAGTTTCCTGCGGGTGAAACCCGAAACGCGAATATGGCCATTTTGACCCAAAAAACACAATATATTGTAATCGTTATTATTATTCACACAATATATTGTTTTTTTTTTGGAAAACGTTGTAGAATATGGGCAAGTAAATATATTCTATTTATTACCGGATCCCCGGCCGGACCGACGGGAGGCGATACCCGCCCCGCGGGGGAGACGGGCAACATCAGGATGCAAAATGCGTCATACTTACAAGGAGGGACCATGAAAAGGGTCATTAAAAGAGAGGGGAATATTGTACCCTTTGACGGCAGCAAAATTGCCAATGCGATAACCATGGCGTTCAAGCAGAACGCAAAACCGGTGAACAGGGAGCTCATCGACAGAATCGTCTCCCAGATTACAAACCTGGATACCCGTATCCTGCATGTCGAGGAAATCCAGGACATGGTCGTCAAGAAGCTGATGTCTTCGACCGAAAAGGATATCGCAATGTCTTATCAGAGCTACAGGACATTGCGGACGGAAATCCGGAACAAAGAAAAAGGCATATACCGCCAGATCGGTGAGCTCATTGACGCTTCGGACCCCCAGATGCTGACGGAAAACGCCAACAAGGACAGCAAGACCATTTCCGTGCAACGGGATCTTTTGGCGGGGATCTCGTCCCGGGACTACTACTTGCACAAGGTCCTGCCCAAGCACATCGCGGCGGCCCATGAAAAGGGCGAAATCCATATCCACGACCTCGACTACCTGATTTTCCGGGAGACGAACTGTGAACTGGTCAACATTGAAAGGATGCTGGCCGGCGGCTGTAATATCGGCAACGCCAAAATGACGGAGGCCAATTCCGTCGAGGTGGCCGTGGGCCATATCGTGCAGATCATCGCCTCCGTCTCGTCCAATACCTACGGCGGCTGCTCGATTCCCTACATCGACCGGGCTCTTGCGCCCTACATCAAAAAAAGTTTCCGGAAGCACTTCCTCAAGGGGCTCAAATACATTGAAAGACTGCCGGAAGACGAAATCAAGGTGATCAGAGACTTTACCGCCATTGAGCACGGTAATGACGCCCTGCAGGAACGCTGGCCCGAAAGCTGGCAATACGCCTCGGACATGACGACGGATTCCGTCCGCCAGGCCATGCAGGGGCTGGAATACGAAATCAATTCCCTTTCGACCGTAAACGGCCAGACGCCCTTTACGACCATAGGGCTCGGCACCGAGACGTCCTGGGAAGGCCGGCTCGTCCAGGAATATGTGTTCAAAACCCGTATGGAAGGCTTTGGCGCGAAAAAGGAAACGGCCATATTCCCGAAGATTGTCTTCGCCATGACCGAGGGACTCAATTTCGACCCCGGCGATCCCAACTGGGACATCGCGCAGCTGGCCTTCGCCTGCATGACAAAATCCATTTACCCCGATATTCTCTTTGTTTCCAGAGAGCAGTGGGAAAATGGGACCGTCGTCTATCCCATGGGCTGTCGGGCCTTTCTGTCCCAGTGGTTTGACAAGGACGGCAAGGAAACTTACGCCGGACGGTTCAACATGGGGGCCACGTCCATCAACCTCCCCCGGATCGCCATCAAGAACAAAGGGGACGAGGCCGGATTTTACAAGGAATTGGACCGGATCATGGAGATCTGCAAGGAAAACAACATGTTCCGGGTGCACTATCTCGAGAAGACCCAGGCGGAAATGGCGCCGATCCTCTGGATGTCCGGAGCCATGGCCGTCAAAAGCGCCGGAGAGACCATTTCGGATCTTGTCCGGGGCGGGTACGCCACCATTTCCATCGGATACATCGGCCTTTCCGAAGTCTCCCAGCTCCTGTACGGCAAGGATTTTTCCCAGGATGAGGAAGTCTACGAAAAGACCTTCAATATTTTGAAATATATGAGTGAAAAAGTGCTGCAATACCGGAAGGAAACCGGCGTCGGCTTCGCCTTCTACGCGACGCCCAGCGAATCTCTCTGCGACCGCTTTGCCCGCATCGACAGGCGTGAGTTCGGCGACATCGAGGGGATCACCGACAAGGGTTATTACGACAATTCCTTCCATGTGTCCTCCCGCATGAACGTCAATATGTTCGACAAACTCCGTATGGAAGCTCTCGGGCATAAATACTCGGCCGGCGGCCACATCAGCTATATCGAGACCGATTCTCTGCAGAAAAACCCCGAGGCCATCCATTCCATCCTCAAGTACGCGCGCGGCGTCGGCATCCACTATATGGGCATAAACCAGCCCGTGGACAAATGCCACAAGTGCGGCTTTGAAGGGGAATTTCTGGCGACGGAGGAAGGCTTCCAGTGTCCGCAATGCGGAAACAAGGACAACGACCAGATGAATGTCATCCGGCGGGTTTGCGGCTACCTGAGCCAACCCAACGCCCGGCCCTTCAATGAGGGAAAACAGAAAGAAATCGTCGGTCGCGTCAAACACGGTTCATAATGACCTCCTGATTATATTTTAAAGTGCCTGCACAGCACGAACACCGATCGTAGCGGCGGCCCCTCCAAGGCCGCCCTATGGTTGTGGAAAAAAATACCCTCAGCGAGGTTTTGAGATGAATTATTCCGATATCAAATACGCCGATATGATCAACGGCGAGGGGATCCGGGTCAGCTTGTTCGTCAGCGGCTGCGGCCACGCCTGCGAGGGCTGTTTCAATAAAGTCTCCTGGGACGAATGTTACGGCAAGCCTTTTACGGCGGCGACCGAAGAGGAGATTTTCAGCTATTTTGAAAAATACGGTCCTTCCCTGAGGGGGCTCTCCCTTTTGGGCGGCGATCCGACCTACCCCAAAAACGTCCTTCCCCTGACGACATTTTTGAAAAACTTCAAAAATCGTTTTCCCGGCAAAGACGTCTGGGTCTGGAGCGGCTATACCTGGGAACAGATTGCCGCAAACCGGGATCTCTACGGCCTGCTCTCTCTCTGCGACGTCCTCGTGGACGGGCCCTTTGTGGAAAATCTGAAAGACATCACGCAAAAATGGAAGGGGAGCCTGAATCAGCGCGTGATCGACGTCAAAAAAACCATCGCGGCCGGACAGGTCGTCCCTTACGGGAAATAAGCGCGAAAGCCCAAAACAACCCATAGCTTGCAGCAAAAAGCCCCGCGTCTAAGGTAAGGCGGGGCTTTTTGTCGACGCGAAAATTTGTGTCGAATTTTTCAAAAAAAGTCTTGAC
This genomic window contains:
- a CDS encoding WYL domain-containing protein, producing MKKIRVTVPEDVWRMMKNDIDEFGINNNKLCNYILTELKYNKNLDVDRLLEPLGRPLKRIIQFDLNVSNKEIYYDILRENGVDVEAEYFRELFSLYCAKFKYQRELFIFRDKVKDIVDAVREKKKIKIKTMGKVLTVEPYFIKREEQGDENFLFAWNDEQKAYHNYKLKELEIVSVLDERIRGKDKKYIENVRKNFDPFLGNGNIVKVRLTKAGEALLRSLTASRPRFLKKEGSVWYFETANENAKLYFRQFLEDAEILEPLSLRREIREEYLRVLQLYKE
- the nrdD gene encoding anaerobic ribonucleoside-triphosphate reductase, producing the protein MKRVIKREGNIVPFDGSKIANAITMAFKQNAKPVNRELIDRIVSQITNLDTRILHVEEIQDMVVKKLMSSTEKDIAMSYQSYRTLRTEIRNKEKGIYRQIGELIDASDPQMLTENANKDSKTISVQRDLLAGISSRDYYLHKVLPKHIAAAHEKGEIHIHDLDYLIFRETNCELVNIERMLAGGCNIGNAKMTEANSVEVAVGHIVQIIASVSSNTYGGCSIPYIDRALAPYIKKSFRKHFLKGLKYIERLPEDEIKVIRDFTAIEHGNDALQERWPESWQYASDMTTDSVRQAMQGLEYEINSLSTVNGQTPFTTIGLGTETSWEGRLVQEYVFKTRMEGFGAKKETAIFPKIVFAMTEGLNFDPGDPNWDIAQLAFACMTKSIYPDILFVSREQWENGTVVYPMGCRAFLSQWFDKDGKETYAGRFNMGATSINLPRIAIKNKGDEAGFYKELDRIMEICKENNMFRVHYLEKTQAEMAPILWMSGAMAVKSAGETISDLVRGGYATISIGYIGLSEVSQLLYGKDFSQDEEVYEKTFNILKYMSEKVLQYRKETGVGFAFYATPSESLCDRFARIDRREFGDIEGITDKGYYDNSFHVSSRMNVNMFDKLRMEALGHKYSAGGHISYIETDSLQKNPEAIHSILKYARGVGIHYMGINQPVDKCHKCGFEGEFLATEEGFQCPQCGNKDNDQMNVIRRVCGYLSQPNARPFNEGKQKEIVGRVKHGS
- the nrdG gene encoding anaerobic ribonucleoside-triphosphate reductase activating protein; amino-acid sequence: MNYSDIKYADMINGEGIRVSLFVSGCGHACEGCFNKVSWDECYGKPFTAATEEEIFSYFEKYGPSLRGLSLLGGDPTYPKNVLPLTTFLKNFKNRFPGKDVWVWSGYTWEQIAANRDLYGLLSLCDVLVDGPFVENLKDITQKWKGSLNQRVIDVKKTIAAGQVVPYGK